One Nocardia iowensis DNA window includes the following coding sequences:
- a CDS encoding GuaB3 family IMP dehydrogenase-related protein — MRDMVEIGMGRTARRTYELDDVDIVPSRRTRSSKQVSLSWQLDAYRFEIPFLTHPTDALVSPEFAIELGRLGGLGVINGEGLWARHADVAAKIDQLLELVGKGGYERAVSLLQELHAAPMQPELLAAAVAQVRAAGVTVAVRVSPQNARALTPALVQAGIDLLVVHGTIISAEHVGDGEPLNLKTFIAELDVPVVAGGVSDHRTALHLMRTGAAGVIVGYGSFPGATTTREVLGIGVPMATAIADAAAARRDYLDETGGRYVHVIADGDIETSGQLAKAIACGADAAMLGVPLALAAEAPGRGWYWPSAAAHPSVPRGSLLGVEWELEEGTGDSVRPSLEQVLFGPSDDPFGSLNLVGGLRRSMAKAGYSDLKEFQKVGLSVRA, encoded by the coding sequence GTGCGCGACATGGTCGAGATCGGCATGGGCCGGACCGCCCGGCGTACCTATGAGCTGGACGATGTCGACATCGTTCCCTCGCGCCGGACCCGCTCGTCGAAGCAGGTGTCGCTGTCCTGGCAGCTCGACGCCTACCGCTTCGAGATCCCGTTCCTGACGCACCCGACGGACGCGCTGGTGTCGCCGGAGTTCGCCATCGAGCTCGGACGGCTCGGCGGGCTCGGTGTCATCAACGGTGAAGGCCTGTGGGCCAGGCATGCCGACGTGGCCGCGAAGATCGACCAGTTGCTCGAACTCGTCGGCAAGGGCGGCTACGAGCGGGCCGTCTCGCTGCTGCAGGAACTGCACGCCGCCCCCATGCAGCCGGAGCTGCTCGCTGCCGCCGTCGCGCAGGTGCGTGCGGCCGGCGTGACCGTCGCGGTGCGGGTGAGCCCGCAGAACGCCCGCGCGCTGACGCCCGCGCTGGTGCAGGCCGGTATCGACCTGCTCGTCGTGCACGGCACCATCATTTCCGCCGAGCATGTCGGCGACGGTGAGCCGTTGAACCTCAAGACCTTCATCGCCGAGCTCGACGTGCCCGTGGTCGCGGGCGGGGTCAGCGATCACCGGACCGCGCTGCACCTGATGCGTACCGGCGCGGCCGGTGTCATCGTCGGCTACGGCTCCTTCCCCGGCGCGACCACCACCCGCGAGGTGCTCGGCATCGGGGTGCCGATGGCCACCGCCATCGCCGACGCCGCCGCGGCGCGCCGCGATTACCTGGACGAGACCGGCGGTCGCTACGTGCACGTCATCGCGGACGGCGATATCGAGACCTCGGGTCAACTCGCCAAGGCCATCGCCTGTGGTGCCGATGCCGCGATGCTCGGTGTGCCGCTGGCGCTGGCCGCCGAGGCGCCCGGCCGAGGCTGGTACTGGCCGTCGGCCGCCGCGCACCCCTCGGTGCCGCGCGGTTCGCTGCTCGGTGTCGAATGGGAGCTGGAGGAGGGCACCGGTGACTCGGTGCGCCCGAGCCTGGAGCAGGTGCTGTTCGGTCCCTCGGACGACCCGTTCGGCTCGCTGAATCTGGTTGGCGGCCTGCGCCGTTCGATGGCGAAGGCGGGCTACTCCGATCTCAAGGAGTTCCAGAAGGTCGGGCTCAGCGTCCGCGCGTGA
- a CDS encoding alpha/beta fold hydrolase: protein MPFARAIDADIHYEDSGGSGPVVLLAHEFFMDRTMFAAQMAALAPEFRIVSWDARGHGRTRDEGLPFTYWTAARDALTVLDHLGAERAVVGGTAQGGFTALRTALIAPERVSALILISTEANGPTPEQSDATQQFLEKWYDDGSRQQAANQLASWLIGDDNWHRTIWTTRWLLRDCRTIEVAAGCLLSRDSVLERLSEITCPALVIHATDSGIPPDRAKQLTQGLTASTYVEIAGARLAVTMTHPEPVNTAIRQFLRERVIPSHAR from the coding sequence GTGCCATTCGCCCGCGCGATCGACGCCGACATCCACTACGAGGACAGCGGCGGGAGCGGCCCGGTGGTGCTGCTAGCACACGAATTCTTCATGGACCGGACGATGTTCGCGGCTCAGATGGCCGCGCTGGCACCGGAATTCCGGATCGTCTCGTGGGACGCGCGCGGGCATGGACGCACCCGAGACGAGGGTCTGCCGTTCACCTATTGGACCGCGGCCCGCGATGCGCTGACCGTGCTGGACCACCTCGGCGCCGAGCGGGCCGTGGTCGGCGGCACCGCGCAAGGCGGCTTCACCGCGCTGCGCACGGCGCTCATCGCGCCGGAACGGGTGTCGGCGTTGATCCTGATCAGCACCGAAGCCAATGGCCCGACACCCGAGCAATCCGACGCCACCCAGCAGTTCCTGGAGAAGTGGTACGACGACGGCTCCCGCCAGCAGGCAGCAAACCAGTTGGCGTCCTGGCTGATCGGCGACGACAACTGGCACCGCACGATCTGGACCACCCGCTGGCTGCTGCGCGACTGCCGCACCATCGAGGTCGCGGCGGGGTGTCTGCTCAGCCGGGACTCGGTGCTGGAGCGGTTGTCCGAAATCACCTGTCCCGCCTTGGTGATTCACGCCACCGACAGCGGCATCCCGCCGGACCGGGCCAAGCAGCTGACGCAGGGACTCACCGCCTCGACCTACGTCGAAATCGCCGGTGCCCGGCTCGCGGTCACCATGACGCACCCGGAGCCGGTGAACACCGCGATCCGGCAGTTCCTGCGCGAGCGGGTCATTCCCTCCCACGCGCGGTGA
- the guaA gene encoding glutamine-hydrolyzing GMP synthase gives MRVAETQRPVLVVDFGAQYAQLIARRVRESSVFSEVIPHTTTVEEIAEKQPLAVILSGGPSSVYADGAPQLDARLFDLGIPVFGICYGFQAMAQALGGTVSHTGTREYGRTELNIDGGVLHGGLPTIQPVWMSHGDAVTDAPEGFEVTGTTAGAPVAAFEDRARRLAGVQYHPEVLHSPHGQQVLSRFLHEIAGIRATWTPANIAESLITSVREQIGDGHAICGLSGGVDSAVAAALVQRAIGDRLTCVFVDHGLLRAGEREQVQQDFVAATGAKLVTVDAVEKFLGELKGVTDPEEKRKTIGREFIRSFEDAVSEVVIEQGGGAAPKVEFLVQGTLYPDVVESGGGSGTANIKSHHNVGGLPDDLEFELVEPLRLLFKDEVRAVGRELGLPEELVARQPFPGPGLAIRIVGEVTEDRLATLRQADAIAREELTAAGLDRQIWQCPVVLLADVRSVGVQGDGRTYGHPIVLRPVSSEDAMTADWTRLPYEVLERISTRITNEVAEVNRVVLDVTSKPPGTIEWE, from the coding sequence GTGCGGGTGGCAGAAACACAGAGACCGGTCCTCGTCGTCGACTTCGGCGCACAGTACGCCCAGCTGATCGCCCGGCGGGTCCGTGAATCGAGTGTTTTCTCCGAGGTGATTCCGCACACCACCACGGTCGAGGAGATCGCCGAGAAGCAGCCGCTCGCTGTGATCCTGTCCGGCGGCCCGTCCAGCGTGTATGCCGACGGCGCACCGCAATTGGACGCGCGGCTGTTCGATCTCGGCATACCTGTCTTCGGCATCTGCTACGGCTTCCAGGCGATGGCGCAGGCGCTGGGCGGCACGGTCTCGCACACCGGCACCCGCGAATACGGCCGCACCGAATTGAACATCGATGGCGGCGTGCTGCACGGCGGGCTGCCCACCATCCAGCCGGTGTGGATGAGCCATGGCGACGCGGTCACCGACGCGCCGGAGGGCTTCGAAGTCACCGGCACCACCGCGGGTGCGCCGGTCGCCGCGTTCGAGGACCGGGCGCGCCGCCTGGCCGGCGTGCAGTACCACCCCGAGGTGCTGCACTCGCCGCACGGACAGCAGGTGCTCAGCCGCTTCCTGCACGAGATCGCGGGCATCCGTGCCACCTGGACCCCGGCCAATATCGCCGAGTCGCTGATCACCTCGGTGCGTGAGCAGATCGGCGACGGGCACGCGATCTGCGGGCTGTCCGGTGGCGTCGACTCCGCGGTCGCCGCCGCGCTGGTGCAGCGGGCCATCGGGGATCGGCTGACCTGCGTGTTCGTCGACCACGGCCTGTTGCGGGCCGGAGAGCGCGAGCAGGTACAGCAGGACTTCGTCGCCGCGACCGGTGCCAAGCTGGTGACCGTCGACGCGGTCGAGAAGTTCCTCGGCGAGCTGAAGGGCGTCACCGACCCCGAGGAGAAGCGCAAGACCATCGGACGCGAATTCATCCGGTCCTTCGAGGACGCGGTCTCCGAGGTCGTGATCGAGCAGGGTGGCGGCGCGGCGCCGAAGGTGGAATTCCTGGTGCAGGGCACGCTCTACCCGGACGTCGTCGAATCCGGCGGCGGCAGCGGCACCGCGAACATCAAGAGCCATCACAACGTCGGCGGCCTGCCGGACGACCTGGAATTCGAACTGGTCGAGCCGCTGCGCCTGCTGTTCAAGGACGAGGTGCGGGCCGTCGGCCGCGAGCTCGGGCTGCCCGAGGAACTCGTCGCCCGCCAGCCGTTCCCCGGGCCCGGCCTTGCCATCCGGATCGTCGGCGAGGTCACCGAGGATCGGCTGGCCACGCTGCGTCAGGCCGACGCCATCGCGCGCGAGGAGCTCACCGCGGCCGGGCTGGATCGGCAGATCTGGCAGTGCCCGGTGGTGCTGCTGGCGGACGTGCGCAGCGTCGGCGTGCAGGGCGACGGCCGCACCTACGGCCACCCGATCGTGTTGCGCCCGGTCTCCAGTGAGGACGCGATGACCGCCGACTGGACCCGGCTGCCCTACGAGGTGCTCGAGCGGATCTCCACTCGGATCACCAACGAGGTGGCGGAGGTCAACCGGGTCGTCCTCGATGTGACGAGCAAGCCGCCGGGCACCATCGAGTGGGAGTGA
- a CDS encoding PspC domain-containing protein, with protein MGTMTKTSFGDQLQQMWRTRPVRLPRQGPIAGVAAGFAQRYNVDPVLVRVAFVVAAIFGGSGVVLYLLAWLLFSASGDQASAAESLVGKGHSSQSQTKTIVLIVALAIAVSTMGPVGAGLGGSGLISMALMLAGWWMLHLRNPEPPPGSTSEFSGFIADGGIMATGYPGAVFPQGAQRPAGDIYVPPTSVYTPYTKLPDAYVPQPPVAPSDAEVVPPQQDSGSTAADADTVLLPKGDTADQSPADRDNPVRPENGDAPDEYSAAHTVLLDKGATEVLDTRATGPQSPARLDSRATSGPADTVSLSKDTGRGNTPQSPSGTGPSAALAHPATFNRPTPPSWDPLGVAPLAWDLPEPTPVRTVVAPTPKRRRSRLTPVVIGLAILAAAGAGAMAGSGVEWMTPGRIAAVALAVIGLGLVLGAFLRRGYGLLVLTAPLAGFVLLASAIGPIDFDRGAMGEHAWTPTSVDQLDAQYTVNMGAGTLDLRQLNLTDSRTVDIDVRMGDVQVWLPADMTVTTHCTATMGEAKCVEGLSGPNRPNGPVLDLNVDVRAGSAEVHRG; from the coding sequence ATGGGAACCATGACGAAAACGAGCTTCGGGGATCAGCTCCAGCAGATGTGGCGCACGCGTCCGGTGCGGTTGCCTCGGCAGGGGCCGATCGCGGGCGTGGCGGCCGGGTTCGCGCAGCGGTACAACGTCGATCCGGTGCTGGTTCGGGTGGCGTTCGTGGTGGCCGCCATCTTCGGCGGGTCCGGCGTCGTGCTCTACCTGCTGGCGTGGCTGCTGTTCAGTGCCTCCGGTGACCAGGCTTCGGCGGCCGAGTCACTGGTCGGCAAGGGACACAGTTCGCAGTCGCAGACCAAGACGATCGTGTTGATCGTCGCGCTCGCCATCGCGGTGAGCACGATGGGTCCGGTCGGGGCCGGTCTCGGCGGCTCGGGTCTGATCAGCATGGCTTTGATGCTGGCTGGCTGGTGGATGCTGCACCTGCGCAATCCGGAGCCACCGCCGGGCAGCACCAGTGAGTTCAGCGGGTTCATCGCGGACGGCGGGATCATGGCGACCGGCTACCCCGGCGCGGTCTTCCCGCAGGGTGCGCAGCGGCCCGCAGGCGATATCTATGTGCCACCGACCAGCGTGTACACGCCGTACACGAAGCTGCCGGACGCCTATGTCCCGCAGCCACCGGTCGCGCCGAGCGACGCCGAAGTCGTACCGCCACAACAGGATTCCGGTTCGACGGCCGCCGACGCGGACACCGTCCTGTTGCCCAAGGGGGATACCGCAGACCAGAGCCCGGCTGACCGGGATAACCCGGTACGGCCCGAAAACGGTGACGCCCCAGACGAATACAGCGCGGCCCACACCGTCTTGCTCGACAAGGGCGCCACCGAGGTGCTCGACACGCGCGCCACCGGACCGCAGAGCCCAGCGCGACTCGACAGCCGCGCCACGTCCGGCCCAGCCGACACCGTGTCGCTCAGCAAGGACACCGGACGGGGCAACACCCCGCAATCTCCTTCCGGCACCGGCCCGTCCGCCGCACTGGCGCACCCCGCCACCTTCAACCGTCCGACCCCACCGTCCTGGGATCCGCTCGGCGTAGCTCCGCTCGCCTGGGACCTGCCCGAACCGACCCCGGTCCGCACCGTCGTCGCGCCCACGCCGAAGCGCAGGCGCTCCCGGCTGACCCCGGTGGTCATCGGTCTGGCCATCCTCGCCGCCGCGGGTGCGGGCGCGATGGCGGGCTCGGGTGTCGAGTGGATGACGCCAGGCCGGATCGCGGCGGTCGCGCTGGCGGTGATCGGCCTCGGCCTGGTGCTCGGCGCATTCCTGCGCCGCGGTTACGGCCTCCTGGTACTGACCGCTCCGCTGGCCGGTTTCGTCCTGCTCGCCTCGGCGATCGGTCCGATCGACTTCGACCGCGGCGCGATGGGCGAGCACGCCTGGACTCCGACCTCGGTCGATCAGTTGGACGCGCAATACACGGTGAACATGGGCGCGGGCACACTCGACCTGCGGCAGTTGAACCTTACCGACAGCCGCACCGTCGATATCGACGTCCGGATGGGCGACGTCCAGGTGTGGTTGCCCGCGGACATGACGGTGACCACCCATTGCACTGCGACCATGGGTGAGGCCAAGTGTGTCGAAGGGCTCAGCGGACCGAACAGACCCAATGGACCCGTATTGGATTTGAACGTCGATGTCCGAGCCGGCAGCGCGGAGGTGCACCGTGGCTGA
- a CDS encoding ATP-binding protein, with protein MARRSGGRIVGGVAGGIADHLGVDVFKVRMAFVLLSAAGAGIVAYGLLWIFTPGGSDVVKPSGSERRQATGLALLGLGLAVGVSWLFSGTAASVIGPIVVVAIGAALVWREYDADGPRSLLGLPARPSVVTWARIVAGGTLIVAGLGVVVLARIDLSSLGSALIAVAVTLVGAGLLTVPLWLRMMRALNAERSARIRNEEREEIASHLHDSVLQTLALIQRQADDPQEVVRLARSQERELRKWLFEDSGPAQSSLAAALRTIAGEVEDQHGVKVTPVTVGDVSMDIGDTGSGLPKEHFTALLGASREALVNAAKHAGVPEIDLFAETEPHQVSIFIRDRGAGFDTAAVPQDRQGLAKSIRGRIERRGGQVEILSNPGRGTEVRITMPRTDSGGPEDEEPDTVTAAAANPEQVRQPVHPGQ; from the coding sequence ATGGCGCGGCGCTCGGGCGGGCGGATCGTCGGCGGGGTGGCGGGCGGTATCGCCGATCACCTCGGGGTCGACGTGTTCAAGGTGCGGATGGCGTTCGTGCTGCTGTCCGCGGCCGGGGCGGGCATCGTCGCCTATGGATTGTTGTGGATCTTCACGCCGGGTGGCTCCGATGTCGTGAAGCCGTCCGGATCCGAACGGCGCCAGGCGACCGGGCTCGCCTTGCTCGGGCTCGGCCTGGCCGTCGGCGTGTCCTGGCTGTTCAGCGGGACCGCGGCGAGTGTGATCGGGCCCATCGTCGTGGTGGCCATCGGTGCGGCGCTGGTGTGGCGGGAGTACGACGCCGATGGCCCTCGGTCGCTGCTCGGCCTGCCCGCCCGCCCCTCGGTGGTGACGTGGGCGCGCATCGTCGCCGGCGGCACGCTGATCGTGGCCGGGCTCGGCGTGGTGGTGCTGGCCAGGATCGATCTGAGCTCGCTCGGGTCCGCGCTGATCGCGGTGGCCGTCACGCTGGTCGGGGCGGGGTTGCTGACAGTGCCGCTGTGGCTGCGCATGATGCGGGCGCTGAACGCCGAGCGGTCCGCTCGCATCCGCAACGAGGAACGTGAGGAGATCGCCTCGCACCTGCACGATTCGGTGCTGCAGACGCTGGCCCTTATCCAGCGCCAGGCCGACGACCCGCAGGAGGTGGTGCGGCTGGCCCGCAGCCAGGAGCGGGAACTGCGCAAGTGGTTGTTCGAGGATTCCGGTCCCGCGCAATCGAGTCTGGCCGCCGCGCTGCGCACCATCGCGGGCGAGGTGGAAGACCAGCACGGTGTGAAGGTGACCCCGGTGACCGTCGGCGACGTGTCGATGGACATCGGAGATACCGGATCCGGCCTGCCGAAGGAGCATTTCACCGCGCTGCTCGGCGCCAGCAGGGAGGCGTTGGTCAACGCCGCCAAACACGCGGGAGTCCCGGAGATCGACCTGTTCGCCGAGACCGAACCGCACCAGGTGAGCATCTTTATCCGCGACCGCGGCGCCGGTTTCGACACCGCCGCCGTGCCGCAGGACCGGCAGGGCCTGGCGAAATCCATTCGTGGCCGGATCGAACGCCGCGGCGGCCAGGTGGAGATCCTGTCCAATCCCGGCCGCGGCACCGAGGTGCGAATCACCATGCCGCGCACGGACTCCGGTGGTCCAGAGGATGAGGAGCCGGATACGGTGACCGCGGCAGCCGCCAACCCGGAGCAGGTGCGTCAGCCGGTGCATCCCGGGCAGTGA
- a CDS encoding response regulator, with protein sequence MRVFLVDDHAVFRSGVRAELSRETDMEVVGEAGGVAEAIAGIKATRPDVVLLDVHMPDGGGVAVLAGIEDGPVCLALSVSDAAEDVIAVIRAGARGYVTKTISGSELADGIRRVSAGDAVFSPRLAGFVLDSFTGKSQVPEPPLDPELDSLTPRELEVLRLLARGYTYREIAETLFISVKTVETHASNVLRKTQQSNRNALTRWAHRRRID encoded by the coding sequence GTGCGGGTCTTTCTCGTTGATGATCACGCAGTGTTCCGGTCCGGTGTGCGGGCGGAGTTGAGTCGCGAGACCGACATGGAAGTCGTCGGCGAAGCCGGCGGGGTGGCCGAGGCGATCGCGGGCATCAAGGCAACGCGTCCCGATGTGGTGCTGCTCGATGTGCACATGCCCGACGGTGGCGGTGTCGCGGTGCTCGCGGGCATCGAGGACGGGCCGGTGTGCCTGGCGTTGAGCGTGTCCGATGCCGCCGAGGATGTGATCGCGGTGATCCGGGCGGGTGCCAGAGGCTATGTGACCAAGACGATTTCGGGCTCCGAACTGGCCGACGGCATCCGCCGGGTGTCGGCAGGCGACGCGGTGTTCAGTCCGCGCCTCGCCGGGTTCGTGCTCGATTCGTTCACCGGCAAGTCGCAGGTGCCGGAGCCGCCGCTGGACCCGGAACTGGATTCGCTGACCCCGCGCGAACTCGAGGTGCTGCGGCTGCTCGCCCGCGGCTACACCTACCGCGAAATCGCCGAAACCCTGTTCATCTCGGTGAAAACCGTGGAAACCCACGCGTCCAACGTGCTGCGCAAAACCCAGCAGTCCAACCGCAACGCGCTGACCCGCTGGGCCCACCGCCGCCGCATCGACTGA
- a CDS encoding serine/threonine-protein kinase: MTERARPIVGPDYLVAGRYRLQSKAGGGGMGAVWLAHDRLLDRDVAIKQVISTVGLDEEEANEIRNQIIHEGRVAAKLSHEHAIAVYDVVLEAGEPWLVMEHLPSRSVAKALALVDSLPPIEVAQIGAQVADALATAHAAGIVHRDIKPGNILVADRGPIVGMAKLSDFGISRGAGEHSDEPDGVITGTPAYLPPEVARGAQPTKASDVFSLGATLYTAIEGQPPFGLDEDSDVLVHRAAMAQIIPPTRSGMLTEALLHMMEPAPQRRPTMAEARDEILTAAFGPGTGPYILGAPVRTEDGTIPAWAARNSASGLRSPHSTPLPRPHRAPAGAAAAPAPQRTKPPQASNAPLAIAVGLLIGLIIIIAIIIAVM, encoded by the coding sequence GTGACCGAACGCGCTCGTCCCATTGTCGGCCCGGACTATCTTGTTGCCGGCCGCTACCGTCTGCAGTCGAAGGCGGGTGGCGGTGGCATGGGCGCGGTGTGGCTCGCGCACGACCGGCTGCTCGACCGGGATGTCGCCATCAAGCAGGTCATCTCGACGGTCGGACTCGACGAAGAAGAGGCCAACGAGATCCGCAACCAGATCATCCACGAGGGCCGGGTCGCGGCCAAGCTCTCGCACGAGCACGCGATCGCCGTGTACGACGTGGTGCTGGAGGCGGGCGAGCCCTGGCTGGTGATGGAGCACTTACCTTCCCGCAGCGTGGCCAAGGCACTCGCGCTGGTCGACAGCCTGCCCCCGATCGAGGTGGCGCAGATCGGCGCGCAGGTCGCCGACGCGCTGGCCACCGCGCACGCGGCGGGCATCGTGCACCGCGATATCAAACCGGGCAATATCCTTGTCGCCGACCGTGGTCCGATCGTCGGCATGGCCAAGCTCAGCGACTTCGGCATCTCACGCGGGGCGGGTGAGCACTCCGACGAGCCCGACGGCGTGATCACCGGCACCCCGGCCTACCTGCCGCCGGAGGTGGCGCGCGGCGCGCAGCCGACCAAGGCCAGCGATGTGTTCTCCCTCGGCGCGACGCTGTACACGGCGATCGAGGGGCAACCGCCGTTCGGTCTCGACGAGGACAGCGATGTGCTGGTGCATCGCGCGGCGATGGCGCAGATCATTCCGCCGACGCGCAGCGGGATGCTCACCGAGGCGCTGCTGCACATGATGGAACCCGCACCGCAGCGGCGGCCGACGATGGCCGAGGCCAGGGACGAAATCCTCACCGCGGCTTTCGGTCCCGGCACCGGACCCTACATTCTGGGTGCGCCGGTGCGCACCGAGGACGGCACGATTCCGGCGTGGGCGGCGCGTAATTCGGCGTCGGGGCTGCGCAGTCCGCACTCGACCCCGCTGCCTCGACCGCACCGCGCCCCGGCGGGCGCCGCGGCGGCCCCAGCCCCGCAGCGGACCAAGCCACCGCAGGCGAGCAACGCGCCGCTGGCGATCGCCGTCGGCCTGCTGATCGGCCTGATCATCATCATCGCGATCATCATCGCGGTGATGTAA